One genomic segment of Paenibacillus xylanexedens includes these proteins:
- a CDS encoding diguanylate cyclase domain-containing protein encodes MMRPRFFQQIGTQYGYNLYMGRPVELVMNTQALVVDYSEQITDVSVLAMDRDEGEIYDLVLVTSGESFFGAVSIRRLLLAVADVRAEMAIFMNPLTGLPGNHIIDERLSQALQMDHFSVLYVDLDQFKSYNDSYGFKMGDQLIQATANLLRKLFVPPEAFLGHIGGDDFITILNHHHYKHISEEVISGFEERKKRFTTNMIGIINMFWEKGVPG; translated from the coding sequence ATGATGCGGCCCCGATTCTTTCAGCAGATTGGCACCCAGTATGGCTATAATCTGTACATGGGACGTCCTGTAGAACTGGTAATGAACACGCAGGCACTGGTCGTGGATTATTCGGAACAGATTACAGATGTCAGTGTTCTAGCCATGGACCGAGATGAAGGGGAAATATATGATCTTGTGTTGGTCACGTCAGGGGAAAGTTTCTTTGGAGCTGTGAGTATTCGGCGTTTGCTACTTGCTGTTGCTGATGTACGGGCTGAAATGGCGATTTTTATGAACCCGCTGACTGGTCTTCCAGGTAATCATATCATAGATGAAAGGCTGTCTCAGGCTCTTCAGATGGACCATTTTAGCGTACTGTACGTTGATCTCGATCAGTTCAAATCTTACAATGATAGCTATGGCTTCAAAATGGGGGATCAGCTTATTCAGGCGACAGCTAACTTGCTTCGTAAGCTATTTGTTCCGCCTGAAGCTTTTCTTGGACATATCGGTGGTGATGATTTTATTACAATCCTGAATCACCATCATTACAAACATATTAGTGAGGAAGTCATCTCAGGTTTTGAGGAAAGGAAAAAACGTTTTACAACGAACATGATTGGCATAATCAATATGTTCTGGGAGAAGGGCGTTCCGGGCTGA
- the spo0A gene encoding sporulation transcription factor Spo0A, with protein MQKIEVLLADDNREFTNLLAEYISEQEDMEVTGIAYNGEEVLQLLEQTRDVPDVLILDIIMPHLDGLGVLERLRDLNLSPQPKVIMLTAFGQENITQRAVQLGASYYILKPFDMEVLANRVRQLVGTQTAMSTSSGSSMFMKSNVVPMGKHKNLDANITSIIHEIGVPAHIKGYQYLREAITMVYNNIEILGAITKTLYPAIAEKFKTTPSRVERAIRHAIEVAWTRGNIDSISHLFGYTINISKSKPTNSEFIAMVADKLRIEHKVS; from the coding sequence TTGCAAAAAATTGAGGTATTGCTGGCCGATGATAATCGTGAATTTACGAATTTGCTTGCCGAATATATATCTGAGCAGGAAGATATGGAAGTAACCGGTATTGCATACAATGGAGAAGAAGTACTGCAATTGCTGGAGCAAACTCGGGATGTGCCGGATGTATTGATTCTGGATATTATCATGCCTCATCTGGACGGTCTGGGTGTGCTTGAGCGCTTGCGCGACCTGAACCTGTCTCCACAGCCTAAAGTCATTATGCTTACGGCATTCGGACAAGAGAATATCACACAGCGTGCCGTGCAACTCGGAGCTTCTTATTATATTCTCAAGCCGTTTGACATGGAAGTGCTTGCGAATCGTGTGCGTCAACTGGTGGGAACACAGACGGCGATGTCCACAAGCAGCGGATCATCCATGTTCATGAAATCCAATGTTGTGCCAATGGGCAAACACAAAAATCTGGATGCAAATATTACGTCCATCATACATGAAATCGGCGTTCCTGCGCATATTAAAGGATATCAGTATTTGCGCGAAGCGATTACTATGGTGTATAACAATATCGAAATTTTGGGAGCCATCACCAAAACACTGTATCCGGCGATTGCCGAAAAATTCAAAACCACGCCGTCCCGCGTCGAACGTGCCATCCGCCATGCCATTGAAGTGGCTTGGACACGCGGCAACATCGACAGCATCAGCCACTTGTTTGGTTACACGATCAATATCAGCAAGTCAAAACCAACAAATTCGGAATTCATTGCGATGGTTGCTGACAAGTTGAGAATTGAGCATAAGGTAAGCTGA